A single region of the Manihot esculenta cultivar AM560-2 chromosome 12, M.esculenta_v8, whole genome shotgun sequence genome encodes:
- the LOC122721368 gene encoding uncharacterized protein LOC122721368, producing the protein MRFLRSNVSSRSRGRSRSSPMFVRKKNGANETQEPSSPKVTCIGQVRVKRSKQAKTQPSKTKCFCKWVRNTLFFLHSNRATLRPNCTLLSWRKRVMFFKVGVRRESKIREDSSKVEPKFGNISEDAGQESEVEDEENKMYVSYSISPPKNALLLTRSRSAL; encoded by the coding sequence ATGAGATTTTTGAGGAGCAATGTTAGTAGCAGAAGTAGAGGCAGGTCACGTTCAAGTCCTATGTTCGTTAGGAAGAAGAATGGCGCCAATGAAACCCAAGAGCCTTCCTCCCCAAAAGTTACCTGCATAGGACAGGTTAGAGTCAAGCGTTCCAAGCAAGCCAAGACCCAACCAAGTAAAACCAAATGCTTCTGTAAATGGGTCCGAAACACCCTGTTTTTCCTTCATTCAAACAGGGCGACGCTCCGGCCAAACTGTACTTTGCTCTCATGGCGCAAGCGGGTAATGTTTTTTAAGGTCGGTGTAAGGAGAGAAAGCAAAATCCGGGAGGATTCATCAAAAGTTGAACCAAAATTTGGCAACATAAGTGAAGATGCAGGGCAAGAAAGTGAAGTGGAAGATGAGGAAAATAAGATGTATGTTTCCTACAGTATTTCACCACCAAAGAATGCGTTGTTATTGACGAGAAGCAGGTCTGCGCTGTAG
- the LOC110628393 gene encoding putative receptor protein kinase ZmPK1, which translates to MASDEVVSLNDVSDSSLQEGYSLSVNGVLVSPTGVFSARFYPVGDNAYCFSIWFTEPSCNRDSCTIVWMANRDFPVNGVRSKLWLQTTGNLVLTDAGPRSIAWSTHTASLSSTELILLDTGNLVLRSLNGVILWQSFDSPTNTLLPSQRFNKDVQLVSSRTPTNFSSGFYKLFFDNDNLLRLLYDDSEVTSVYWPTPWLPPWLTNRFPYNSSRFAFLDSLGKFTSSDNLSFVSADYGVRLQRRLALDFGLFVADKKLVWRLFDRRQSLAPV; encoded by the exons ATGGCTAGTGATGAAGTTGTCAGTTTGAATGATG TGTCTGATTCTTCATTGCAAGAAGGCTATTCTCTCTCTGTCAATGGCGTTCTTGTTTCACCAACCGGAGTTTTCTCTGCCCGATTTTACCCTGTCGGGGACAACGCTTACTGTTTCTCTATATGGTTCACAGAACCATCTTGCAATAGAGATTCTTGCACCATTGTTTGGATGGCCAATCGTGATTTTCCTGTTAATGGCGTTCGCTCAAAGCTCTGGTTGCAAACCACTGGTAATCTAGTCTTAACTGATGCTGGACCTAGGTCCATTGCCTGGTCTACACACACAGCTTCCCTCTCCTCGACGGAGCTCATCCTACTTGACACCGGCAATCTTGTTCTGCGAAGTCTGAATGGTGTTATTCTCTGGCAAAGCTTCGATTCACCCACCAATACCCTTCTTCCTTCGCAACGATTTAACAAAGATGTGCAACTTGTCTCCTCAAGAACACCAACAAACTTTTCCTCTGGTTTCTACAAGCTGTTCTTCGACAACGATAATCTTCTTCGACTTCTGTATGATGATTCAGAGGTTACAAGTGTTTACTGGCCAACCCCATGGCTTCCGCCCTGGCTTACTAACAGATTCCCCTACAACAGCAGTAGATTTGCCTTTCTCGACAGTTTGGGCAAGTTTACTTCATCAGATAATTTATCGTTTGTATCAGCAGATTACGGAGTGAGACTTCAGCGAAGATTGGCACTTGATTTCGGGCTTTTT GTGGCAGACAAAAAGCTTGTTTGGCGCCTGTTTGACAGACGCCAGAGCCTGGCGCCTGTTTGA
- the LOC110628801 gene encoding uncharacterized protein LOC110628801 isoform X2: MYPRVRVRKQEQEDDTESEIFPLEINGDSKFLKVLESLSVLACFSPEKENQSDSPALIARITQPYVPNLTTEPVSASKENNKVHGKAQLISRPRAVLSSPANDGMFGSRKKANNEKSLALRKCNSEPRKPIQFQTKAKASASESSQAKAKAESSPNMRRGSSKGISRIGSSKFHVQKPS; this comes from the exons A TGTACCCAAGAGTCAGGGTGAGGAAACAAGAACAAGAAGATGACACTGAGTCTGAAATTTTTCCACTAGAGATTAATGGAGATTCGAAGTTCTTGAAGGTTCTTGAATCTCTATCTGTGCTAGCCTGCTTCTCCCCTG AGAAGGAGAATCAAAGTGATTCACCAGCTTTGATTGCCAGAATCACACAGCCTTATGTCCCAAACCTCACAACCGAACCAGTTTCTGCTTCTAAAG AGAATAACAAAGTTCATGGCAAAGCTCAATTGATCTCGCGTCCTCGAGCAGTCTTATCTAGTCCTG CAAATGATGGCATGTTTGGAAGTAGAAAAAAGGCCAATAATGAAAAGTCTTTGGCTTTGAGGAAGTGCAACTCTGAACCCAGGAAGCCAATCCAATTCCAAACCAAGGCCAAGGCCAGTGCTAGCGAGTCTAGTCAAGCTAAAGCTAAAGCAGAAAGCTCTCCGAACATGAGAAGAGGCAGCTCCAAGGGAATCTCAAGAATTGGCAGCTCAAAATTTCATGTGCAGAAACCTTCTTAA
- the LOC110628801 gene encoding uncharacterized protein LOC110628801 isoform X1: protein MDFAVYPRVRVRKQEQEDDTESEIFPLEINGDSKFLKVLESLSVLACFSPEKENQSDSPALIARITQPYVPNLTTEPVSASKENNKVHGKAQLISRPRAVLSSPANDGMFGSRKKANNEKSLALRKCNSEPRKPIQFQTKAKASASESSQAKAKAESSPNMRRGSSKGISRIGSSKFHVQKPS, encoded by the exons ATGGATTTTGCAGTGTACCCAAGAGTCAGGGTGAGGAAACAAGAACAAGAAGATGACACTGAGTCTGAAATTTTTCCACTAGAGATTAATGGAGATTCGAAGTTCTTGAAGGTTCTTGAATCTCTATCTGTGCTAGCCTGCTTCTCCCCTG AGAAGGAGAATCAAAGTGATTCACCAGCTTTGATTGCCAGAATCACACAGCCTTATGTCCCAAACCTCACAACCGAACCAGTTTCTGCTTCTAAAG AGAATAACAAAGTTCATGGCAAAGCTCAATTGATCTCGCGTCCTCGAGCAGTCTTATCTAGTCCTG CAAATGATGGCATGTTTGGAAGTAGAAAAAAGGCCAATAATGAAAAGTCTTTGGCTTTGAGGAAGTGCAACTCTGAACCCAGGAAGCCAATCCAATTCCAAACCAAGGCCAAGGCCAGTGCTAGCGAGTCTAGTCAAGCTAAAGCTAAAGCAGAAAGCTCTCCGAACATGAGAAGAGGCAGCTCCAAGGGAATCTCAAGAATTGGCAGCTCAAAATTTCATGTGCAGAAACCTTCTTAA
- the LOC110628394 gene encoding nuclear transport factor 2 isoform X1, with amino-acid sequence MASPYPGPVSAVQVGSYFVGQYYQVLQQHPDLVHQFYADSSTMIRVDGDSSESASTMLQIHTLVMSLNFTAIEIKTINSLESWNGGVLVMISGSVKNKDFSGRRKFMQTFFLAPQEKGYFVLNDIFHFIDEEIIYQQHPPPISSENVYQQHPAPVSSEDAHDTQPNSSSPVPEPPVSNYVLEEEAREYVNSVHIEDDPVDKYSLPEQQEQQDFENEIVVEEAPVEESPPSFQSAMSIVQDPPATTLEEPVEEPPKKTYASILRVTRGQSSAATQPSVNKRAPTASDWNHIPPPVAPQSDSGLSYVAESGFEATEEVSGLDEGEPKSVYVRNLPANVTAEEVELEFKNFGRIKPDGVFIRNRKDAVGVCYAFVEFEDLASVQNAIKASPILLAGRQVYIEERRPNSGIASRGGTGRGRGRGSYQTDAPRGRFGARSLGRGSNQDGGDYTRARGNGFYQRGTR; translated from the exons atggcgAGTCCATATCCAGGACCTGTTAGCGCTGTTCAG GTCGGGTCCTACTTTGTAGGACAGTATTATCAGGTGCTTCAACAACACCCTGATCTTGTTCATCAATTCTACGCTGACTCCAGTACAATGATTCGTGTTGATGGAGATTCAAGCGAGTCTGCTTCCACAATGCTG CAAATCCATACTCTTGTCATGTCCTTAAATTTTACTGCAATCGAGATCAAGACCATCAATTCTCTTGAATCTTGGAACGGGGGTGTTTTGGTGATGATATCTGGTTCTGTTAAAAACAAGGATTTCAGTGGCAGGAGAAAATTTATGCAGACCTTTTTCCTGGCTCCCCAGGAGAAGGGCTACTTTGTTCTTAATGATATCTTCCACTTCATTGATGAAGAAATCATTTACCAGCAACATCcacctcctatctcatctgagAATGTCTATCAGCAACATCCTGCGCCCGTATCATCTGAGGATGCTCATGATACACAACCGAATTCCTCTAGCCCTGTTCCAGAGCCACCTG TTTCCAATTATGTTTTGGAGGAAGAAGCCAGGGAGTATGTGAACTCAGTTCACATAGAAGATGATCCAGTAGACAAATACAGTCTCCCAGAGCAACAGGAGCAACAGGACTTTGAGAATGAAATTGTAGTTGAAGAAGCTCCTGTTGAGGAGAGTCCTCCTTCATTTCAAAGTGCAATGAGCATTGTGCAAGATCCTCCAGCTACTACTCTGGAGGAACCTGTAGAAGAACCTCCAAAGAAAACTTATGCTTCTATC TTAAGAGTTACTAGGGGGCAGTCATCAGCTGCTACTCAGCCTTCTGTTAACAAGAGAGCCCCAACTGCATCAGATTGGAATCATATACCACCACCCGTTGCTCCGCAATCAGACTCTGGACTGTCTTATGTGGCTGAATCTGGATTTGAAGCAACTGAGGAAGTCTCGGGGCTAGATGAAG GTGAACCAAAATCTGTCTATGTGAGAAACTTGCCTGCCAATGTGACTGCTGAAGAAGTCGAACTGGAATTTAAAAACTTTGGCAGAATCAAGCCTGATGGTGTGTTCATCCGGAATAGAAAG GATGCAGTTGGTGTATGCTATGCTTTTGTTGAGTTTGAAGACCTCGCCAGTGTTCAAAATGCAATCAAG GCATCTCCAATACTGCTGGCTGGAAGACAAGTCTACATTGAAGAGCGAAGACCAAACAGTGGCATTGCTTCTCGAGGAGGAA CAGGAAGGGGAAGAGGCAGAGGCAGTTACCAAACTGATGCACCAAGGGGCCGTTTTGGTGCCCGTAGTTTGGGCAGGGGAAGCAATCAAGATGGAGGTGACTACACTAGAGCAAGAGGCAATGGTTTCTATCAGCGTGGTACACGATAA
- the LOC110628394 gene encoding nuclear transport factor 2 isoform X2 — translation MASPYPGPVSAVQVGSYFVGQYYQVLQQHPDLVHQFYADSSTMIRVDGDSSESASTMLQIHTLVMSLNFTAIEIKTINSLESWNGGVLVMISGSVKNKDFSGRRKFMQTFFLAPQEKGYFVLNDIFHFIDEEIIYQQHPPPISSENVYQQHPAPVSSEDAHDTQPNSSSPVPEPPVSNYVLEEEAREYVNSVHIEDDPVDKYSLPEQQEQQDFENEIVVEEAPVEESPPSFQSAMSIVQDPPATTLEEPVEEPPKKTYASILRVTRGQSSAATQPSVNKRAPTASDWNHIPPPVAPQSDSGLSYVAESGFEATEEVSGLDEGEPKSVYVRNLPANVTAEEVELEFKNFGRIKPDGVFIRNRKDAVGVCYAFVEFEDLASVQNAIKASPILLAGRQVYIEERRPNSGIASRGGRRGRGRGSYQTDAPRGRFGARSLGRGSNQDGGDYTRARGNGFYQRGTR, via the exons atggcgAGTCCATATCCAGGACCTGTTAGCGCTGTTCAG GTCGGGTCCTACTTTGTAGGACAGTATTATCAGGTGCTTCAACAACACCCTGATCTTGTTCATCAATTCTACGCTGACTCCAGTACAATGATTCGTGTTGATGGAGATTCAAGCGAGTCTGCTTCCACAATGCTG CAAATCCATACTCTTGTCATGTCCTTAAATTTTACTGCAATCGAGATCAAGACCATCAATTCTCTTGAATCTTGGAACGGGGGTGTTTTGGTGATGATATCTGGTTCTGTTAAAAACAAGGATTTCAGTGGCAGGAGAAAATTTATGCAGACCTTTTTCCTGGCTCCCCAGGAGAAGGGCTACTTTGTTCTTAATGATATCTTCCACTTCATTGATGAAGAAATCATTTACCAGCAACATCcacctcctatctcatctgagAATGTCTATCAGCAACATCCTGCGCCCGTATCATCTGAGGATGCTCATGATACACAACCGAATTCCTCTAGCCCTGTTCCAGAGCCACCTG TTTCCAATTATGTTTTGGAGGAAGAAGCCAGGGAGTATGTGAACTCAGTTCACATAGAAGATGATCCAGTAGACAAATACAGTCTCCCAGAGCAACAGGAGCAACAGGACTTTGAGAATGAAATTGTAGTTGAAGAAGCTCCTGTTGAGGAGAGTCCTCCTTCATTTCAAAGTGCAATGAGCATTGTGCAAGATCCTCCAGCTACTACTCTGGAGGAACCTGTAGAAGAACCTCCAAAGAAAACTTATGCTTCTATC TTAAGAGTTACTAGGGGGCAGTCATCAGCTGCTACTCAGCCTTCTGTTAACAAGAGAGCCCCAACTGCATCAGATTGGAATCATATACCACCACCCGTTGCTCCGCAATCAGACTCTGGACTGTCTTATGTGGCTGAATCTGGATTTGAAGCAACTGAGGAAGTCTCGGGGCTAGATGAAG GTGAACCAAAATCTGTCTATGTGAGAAACTTGCCTGCCAATGTGACTGCTGAAGAAGTCGAACTGGAATTTAAAAACTTTGGCAGAATCAAGCCTGATGGTGTGTTCATCCGGAATAGAAAG GATGCAGTTGGTGTATGCTATGCTTTTGTTGAGTTTGAAGACCTCGCCAGTGTTCAAAATGCAATCAAG GCATCTCCAATACTGCTGGCTGGAAGACAAGTCTACATTGAAGAGCGAAGACCAAACAGTGGCATTGCTTCTCGAGGAGGAA GAAGGGGAAGAGGCAGAGGCAGTTACCAAACTGATGCACCAAGGGGCCGTTTTGGTGCCCGTAGTTTGGGCAGGGGAAGCAATCAAGATGGAGGTGACTACACTAGAGCAAGAGGCAATGGTTTCTATCAGCGTGGTACACGATAA
- the LOC110627683 gene encoding uncharacterized protein LOC110627683 — MLLRSSSTPVLGSLLSSFSDTPNNLDTNKHHYSTHHQIFSRSPYHQTGCLHLSTVSYNSSPISPSIADLSDCSLDGLRRAQSESNLEGLAYISRSNNNEECSNPSHPMKVSARKRRLMLETIPSFSLYNLRGRDEEEEDEDYDKSDVEYDEEEKKQVEANEAMGSGPSSSSDKMENMVLSEQVEVLTKGSLTVGFEEKGGLMISEEMYLAKGLGIDGGNSDGNGSGAGSGGNCGGGGGGKFHWGGEDGGDMGGTEEYYKKMLQENPGNSLFLRNYAEYLYQSKGDVQGAEEYYSRAILADPKDGEVLSQYAKLIWELHQDHERASSYFERAVEASPEDSHVHAAYARFLWETEEEDNECNVPGDFHEHFHQDQMASTGS; from the exons ATGCTTCTAAGAAGCTCTTCAACACCTGTTCTTGGATCCCTTCTCTCATCTTTCTCGGACACTCCCAACAATCTTGATACCAACAAGCACCACTACTCCACTCATCACCAAATCTTCAGTAGGTCTCCTTATCACCAAACTGGTTGTCTCCATCTCTCCACTGTCTCCTACAACTCCTCTCCCATCTCTCCTTCCATTGCTGATCTCTCTGACTGTTCTCTTGATGGTCTTCGTCGAGCTCAGTCTGAAAGTAACCTTGAGGGACTGGCTTATATTTCTCGCAGTAATAATAATGAAGAATGCTCAAATCCAAGCCACCCCATGAAGGTTTCTGCTAGAAAAAGGCGTTTGATGCTGGAAACTATACCCTCCTTCTCTCTTTATAATTTGAGAGGCCGAGatgaagaagaggaagatgagGATTATGATAAGAGTGACGTAGAATATGATGAGGAAGAGAAAAAACAAGTGGAAGCAAATGAGGCCATGGGAAGTGGTCCCTCAAGCTCAAGTGATAAGATGGAGAACATGGTTCTGAGTGAGCAAGTGGAGGTGCTTACGAAAGGAAGCTTGACTGTgggttttgaagagaaaggagGGTTGATGATTAGTGAAGAAATGTATCTTGCAAAAGGGTTAGGAATTGATGGTGGTAACAGCGATGGAAATGGCAGCGGAGCTGGTTCTGGAGGCAATTGTGGTGGCGGTGGTGGTGGGAAATTTCACTGGGGAGGTGAAGATGGTGGAGATATGGGTGGCACAGAGGAGTATTACAAGAAGATGCTGCAGGAAAATCCTGGCAACTCCTTGTTTCTTAGGAATTATGCAGAATATCTATATCAG TCGAAGGGAGATGTTCAAGGGGCAGAGGAGTATTACTCGAGAGCTATATTAGCAGATCCTAAAGATGGTGAAGTTCTATCACAGTATGCAAAGCTAATATGGGAGCTACATCAAGATCATGAAAGAGCTTCAAGCTACTTTGAACGGGCAGTTGAAGCTTCGCCTGAAGATAG CCATGTACATGCAGCATATGCAAGATTCCTCTGGGAAACAGAGGAAGAAGATAATGAGTGCAACGTGCCAGGAGATTTTCATGAACATTTCCATCAAGACCAAATGGCTTCTACTGGTTCTTAG